The Ornithorhynchus anatinus isolate Pmale09 unplaced genomic scaffold, mOrnAna1.pri.v4 scaffold_175_arrow_ctg1, whole genome shotgun sequence genome contains a region encoding:
- the LOC114808732 gene encoding solute carrier family 22 member 23-like, giving the protein MAIDRRREARGGEGGGGRYQPPPEENGALPAGGGRGGEENRSLPSLSQAAAAAAAAGSGGGGSPAGGGAGPSALLVDYDASVLPLLGGLGGGYQKTLVLLTWIPALFIGFSQYSDSFLLAQPDYWCRGARRGSAAAAAAPLPANWTGPPPTWGPPPTGPAPAPDGRPRARDAAARPDGHTCHQWHYRIRAGLVQNVVSKTSPSAPSHGQGPGAPLSRFFRSL; this is encoded by the exons atggCGATAGACCGGCGGCGCGAGGCGAGGGGcggcgagggcggcgggggccggtatCAGCCCCCTCCGGAGGAGAACGGGGCCCTgccggccggggggggccgggggg gggaggagaaccGGTCTCTGCCGTCCCTGtcgcaggcggcggcggcggcggcggcggccgggtcgggcggcggggggtccccggcggggggcggcgcggggcccaGCGCGCTGCTCGTGGACTACGACGCGTCCGTGCTGCCCCTGCTCGGCGGGCTGGGCGGCGGCTACCAGAAGACGCTCGTGCTGCTCACCTGGATCCCCGCGCTCTTCATCGGCTTCAGCCAGTACTCGGACTCCTTCCTGCTGGCCCAGCCGGACTACTGGTGCCGGGGGGCCCGCCGGgggtccgccgccgccgccgccgcccccctccccgccaactgGACCGGCCCGCCCCCAACCTGGGGACCCCCGCcgacgggcccggcccccgcccccgacggCCGCCCCCGCGCCCGAGACGCCGCGGCCCGCCCCGACGGCCACACG TGCCACCAGTGGCACTACCGCATCCGAGCCGGCCTCGTCCAAAATGTGGTCAGCAAG ACATCGCCCAGTGCCCCGAGCCACGGCCAGGGGCCGGGGGCCCCGTTGTCCCGCTTCTTTCGGAGCCTCTGA